A DNA window from Canis aureus isolate CA01 unplaced genomic scaffold, VMU_Caureus_v.1.0 ptg000086l_RagTag, whole genome shotgun sequence contains the following coding sequences:
- the LOC144309551 gene encoding uncharacterized protein LOC144309551: MRLHPYLPWKSSQSSTSHHCSWLLLPKGGGSEGTGAGLVLPLSPPGLPDCTVAQPRQPASCACLPCPEDLSQELEVFDWFWALSEQSLFATQLGRICNQQGLKLACYHWAFSSEPEQPSSSCQQSYQVLMWSPFHQRNCVGGVGREPRSHLQEPLHSLEIRSCTWASPTCLRTFHTASLKKLDLSGDNLSYMVPGPLETLLEEVSGTPQHLYLKHCQLKDADQAAEAVGDHAVELPLWLLQLQRGGSGVEGSGSSPGAPGFLGGSVLSFLFFIFIFHFLFCVCVCVCLCVCVFLCVCGFLFLCSPSSAASLSPVPTPICSRLLGM, encoded by the exons ATGAGGCTTCACCCATACCTGCCTTGGAAGAGTTCACAGTCAAGTACTTCCCACCACTGCTCATGGCTGCTTTTGCCAAAAGGTGGCGGCTCTGAAGGCACTGGTGCAGGTCTggtccttcccctttctccacctggGCTCCCTGATTGTACAGTGGCCCAACCAAGACAGCCTGCAAGCTGCGCTTGCCTGCCCTGCCCAGAGGACTTGTCCCAG GAGCTGGAGGTGTTTGACTGGTTCTGGGCACTGTCTGAGCAGAGCCTGTTTGCCACCCAGCTGGGCAGGATCTGCAACCAGCAAGGCCTCAAGCTGGCCTGCTACCACTGGGCCTTCTCCTCTGAGCCTGAGCAGCCCTCCAG CTCCTGTCAGCAGTCCTACCAGGTACTAATGTGGTCTCCATTTCACCAGAGAAACTGTGTCGGGGGCGTTGGAAGAGAACCTAGGAG TCACCTGCAGGAGCCACTGCACTCCCTGGAGATCCGCTCCTGTACGTGGGCATCACCTACTTGTCTCAGAACTTTTCACACCGCCTCCCTGAAGAAGCTGGATCTGAGTGGTGACAACCTGTCGTACATGGTCCCTGGGCCCTTGGAGACTCTGCTGGAGGAGGTCTCGGGGACACCGCAGCACCTGTACCTGAAGCACTGCCAGCTGAAGGACGCCGACCAGGCTGCAGAAGCTGTTGGAGACCATGCAGTGGAGCTGCCCCTGTGGCTACTGCAGCTCCAGAGGGGCGGTTCGGGGGTGGAGGGGTCTGGAAGCTCGCCTGGGGCCCCAGGCTTCCTGGGGGGTTCTgtgctctccttccttttttttatttttatttttcattttttattttgtgtgtgtgtgtgtgtgtgtttgtgtgtgtgtgtttttttgtgtgtgtgtggttttctttttttgtgctctCCTTCCTCAGCTGCAAGCCTCAGCCCGGTTCCGACACCCATTTGTTCCCGTCTCCTGGGCATGTGA